The region TTAAacaatatgggaaaatataacgaagctttagaaatttattattctgttgataaaatacaaactgaaattttaggtatcaaccatccagatacaatgacaataaaaaataatatcgcaacCTGTTTGAgcaatatgggaaaatataacaaagctttagaaatttattattctgttgttaaaatacaaactgaaatatTAGGTATTAACAATCCAGATACAATGTCAACAAACCATAATATCGCAACCTGTTTGTACGATAttggaaaatataacgaagctttagaaatttattattctgttgataaaataaaaactgaaattttaggtatcaaccatccagatacaatgtcAACAAAACATAGTATCGCAACCTGTTTGAacgatatgggaaaatataacgaaactttagatatttattgttctgttgataaaataaaaactgaaattttaggtatcaaccatccagatacaatgtcaacaaaacataatatcgcatGCTGTTTGTacgatatgggaaaatataacaaagctttagaaattcattattctgttgataaaatacgaacTGAAATATTAGGTAGCAACCATCCATATACAATgtcaacaaaacataatatcgcatGCTGTTTGTacgatatgggaaaatataacgaagcatTAGAAATTCATTACTCCGTTGATGAAatacaaactaaaattttaggtatcaatcatccagatacaataagaacaaaaaattatatcgcaatctgtttgaataatatagaaaaacagCAATCATGTTGTTCATGTTGTTTCACATGTTGTTTAAtgatttgattattattttatttttaacatatgtaAAGTACTTATAATTGACAAACATTTAACCTATAGTTACCTATAattgacaaacattttttaaaaaaaagttgtagaaCTCCATTCttaattcttataaatatttccttaatttttgttattattcgAAAAGcgcaattttaaataagaaaaagaaagttcatttactttatcatttatttatatgttataaattgtatatattattgattataaattaaagaatGAAACTaatttatggtttttaataattttagttatttactcaaataattaaagtatttaaattggTTTAGGTAATTACCTAATTGATAAAAGtctcaaatattttcaaagcaaaaattttgttattgcgatatatatatatatgtatatatatatatatatatacatatatatatatatatatatatatatatatatatatatatatatatatatatatatatatatatatatatatatatatatatatatatatatatatttgttaaaagtatatttaaaaggtGAACCAAAGAATTCGATTCCCATAGAAATTTTAGTATAGTATGTTTAAAACGGTATTTGCTACATTTGTAAACTCTCACGGCAATAATTTACTTTATGTTAGTGATGATGTTTAATTCTTCTAttcttattagttttaattagatagatgttaaataaaatttatcatcgtttaaaaaattattatcactAAAAATATTGTGATCTTAATAGATTGGTtacaaaaataagattaaaCATGTCGAGTCTTGAGATTGACTtcgttttaaaaacatcattattttatggacatattttgcaaaaactatggttttagaaataatactagaaaaaaaaaaacatttttacaggtttttaatgaaaataaaaattttttaatttattttttataaaacagttattaattttgaaatttatatattattttgcttcttttgactACCAGCTTGACCTACTTTTAAGGAACTTTTTTTAGGACCccattgataaaaaaacttaattgagCTGTTACTAAATATTGGAATAATGCTTTGAAACATTtattgatttactttttttcatcaatatacaACATTTAAACAACCAGCCgcctaattattaaaaactatttttttttgaacaagtctaatatatatatatttttgaactagtctaatataaatataaacaaagtgtttatttttttgttataaatgtcATTTTAGATCAACAGCAAAATGTATCAATATATACTTCttcttgcatttttaaaataaaatcttattaagaACGTGTATAACTCGCAGTATGTCTCgtaaaaacattttgagttttaacatttccatttttttatagCGCATATAAGTCATGCATATTGATGCCCTGTagatataactatttttttttgaacaagtctaatatatatatatttttgaactagtctaatataaatataaacaaagtgtttatttttttgttataaatgtcATTTTAGATCAACAGCAAAATGTATCAATATATACTTCttcttgcatttttaaaataaaatcttattaagaACGTGTATAACTCGCAGTATGTCTCgtaaaaacattttgagttttaacatttccatttttttatagCGCATATAAGTCATGCATATTGATGCCCTGTagatataactatttttttttgaacaagtctaatatatatatatttttgaactagtctaatataaatataaacaaagtgtttatttttttgttataaatgtcATTTTAGATCAACAGCAAAATGTATCAATATATACTTCttcttgcatttttaaaataaaatcttattaagaACGTGTATAACTCGCAGTATGTCTCgtaaaaacattttgagttttaacatttccatttttttatagCGCATATAAGTCATGCATATTGATGCCCTGTAGATATATCTATAACACAACATCTATTATACAAAATTGGTTTcagaattttaaagattttatgtaaaacttgtatgacaaaatactcaaaaatgaCGAAATTAGCGAATTAATATGGTAATTTTGGCATAATGATACGGTAATTTTGTCAAACTTaaggaaataaagaaaaattcattaaaaaatggattaataaatttaaaatctcatAAGAAACTGTCCATTACAATGAACTTATAACACCCAATTGGCAGTTTATGGAGTAGCAAGccctattttattatataaacacgACAAAAGCAGCCACCATTTCCCAATTATCCTTTCTCTTCGGGACGCCACTGGATGGCCGCtaattactgcatataaatttacgctaagtgtactgattcctgttatcaccacataaagttGACTCAAAAGATACAAAGCAGCTTTAATTTCACCGCTTACATATAAGAAATCtttatgctcatattaccaaagTGCTCATATTGCCCTATTCTACCctaagttaaaaatggaattacctatatatatatatatatatatatatatatatatatatatatatatatatatatatatatatatatatatatataattatttagtaatacaatcataacaaatattttcgtTTTATCTAAAGTGTTTAcctatatttttttggaaagatTGAACTTTCTGAGAAACAGAAATTATGTTCTAACATaccatcaaataaaaagcataaaataaaatatcttaggCAGATACAAGAATTTCTCAGCGGAATACACAACAATGCTCTCAAtaacttaaagtaaaaacattttgatgaaGTAAAACAACCTTTATTATCgcttacttttatataataatcttttacaaaattaaattaacataaatatagTTTTCTTAAGATCTCCATTGCGGAGCACATTCTTACATCTTCCCCTTCTTCtttaaatgaaatgttttaCTATATAAGTTCGGTTTTAAAATTTCCTCCATAATTCTTTAGGACGTCTTTCTCTGTTTGGATATTTTTTCGGATTCGGTTTTCGATAATGGCTTTGTTGCATCGGCATAGCAGTTGTTATTTCCTTTTCTGGTGAGACTGATTCGTTCTGAGAGTATTCTTCGTCTCCCTCTTCTTTAATAGGTGTCGGATTGAATTGTATATCTATTGATATTTTCTTCATGTGTGAAGCATTCCGAGTTTTTTGCGAGTTATCAACGGGAGATTTGGCAGTAATCATTGTACCGTTCTTTGCCGTAATTGTATAAGTTTTAAACTCAAACAGTGCCGtagttttgttatattttttttgttttatcagtaCTGTATctccaatatttaaatttggattTTTTGCGTGGTATTTTGAACCGTGGTATTTCTTTCTGTATAACTTTGCATTTTCTTGTCACTTCTTGGCTTGATCATTAATATTTGTATCAACCCTTGTCTGAAATGAGGGTATTGTGAAATCTGTAAGGCAATTGAACATGAGTGTAGATGGTGGTATCCGAGTTGTGCAATGGGGAGTAGTGCGGTAGGAGAACAAGAAGTTGTATTACTGCTTTTTCCAGTCTCTTTGTTCAATGTGTGCTTCTCGTATTGTTTTCATCAGTGGTTTCATGAATGATTCGGCTTGTGAGTTAGCTTGCGGCCAGTTGTATAACCGTAATCTCTAGTGATCGTGGAATTATAATTTGATTTGCTTTTAGTATAATGTCTGATGTTTGATTTACTGTAAGTTCTTGGCTAATCTTACGGTAAGCAAGTAACTCTTTTTGAAACTTTCTTATTTCTGGAGGATAATTTGGATGTGTTAGTTTATACCAGGTATTAGAGGCAACTAACTCTGTAAGTATTCGTAGAATAGGATTGGCTTTGGTTTCTCTTTGAATATCTAGTAGTCAAAGGGCTTTAGGACATGCATATTCAGCAATAAAGTTGACATATTCTTCAAGCTTTTTGTTGTCACAAGGGTTTACCGTGTGTCGACTTGGATAATCAGATATATTATGTTTTCCTCGGACGTAGTGTAAATCAAAAGAATATCTCTGTAATCGTAAAGTTATACGCTCAATGCCAAGTGGTACTGTAGCATTTGGATTGTTCAAAAGCTTCGCAATAGCTTCGTGATCGCTGTACATTTTAAAAGGGTGTCCAAACAGGTATGTCTTGTTGTGTTCTCAGGCGTACACTATAGCTAAACATTCTCTTTTCAGCGTAGAGTAGCATTGTTGTACAGGTGACAGCTCTTTTGAATTATGAGATATGAGTTTAAAGTCTTGTTTATTTGGCGTGTTTCGTACAATGATTGTTGAAATGCCTACAAGACTTGCATCGGTAAAAACTGTAGTTTCTTTGTTGGGATCGAAGTACCCAACGCATGAGTCTGATGTCATAGCGTTTTTCAGTTTATCGAACGCACGCTGGCACTCAAAGTTCTTGTTCCATGATGAATCTTTATGAAGAAGGTTTTTTAAAGGTTAAGTAAATGTACTGTATTGTAGAATGAAACGCTTAAAATAGTTCATACGCCAGAGAAAGCTTTCAAGAGCCTTAGTGTTTTCTGGTATAGGCatgattttgatattataaagtttttcagGATCTGGTTGCATTCCgtcttttgaaaatataaatccataaaatttgactttttcttatccaaataagcatttttttaaatttagagttAAACCACTCTGTTTGAATCTTTCTAATACTTTGTTTAATATTGAATCGTGTTGTTTTGCATTTAAAGCGAATATTAAAACATCGTCGGCAATATTAGGAGTTCCTTCTATATCTTTCAAAACTACTCGTAAAGCGTTTTGTAGTTCCTCCTGCGCAGAATTTACTCCAAAATTAAGTATTGTGACACGTTCAGTTTGAGTTTCGGATTGAAAAATAATTGATCTCGATTCCGGCGCAAGTTCGAGCTGGTGAAATGCCTTCATTATATCTAGTTTTGAGAAAACGGCTGAgtctttaagttttataataaaatcgtCTAGAATTGGAGTCGGGAAACGAGTTCTTCCAATAGCTTTGTTAGCGGCTTGCATGTCTACGCAAATCCTTAGGTTACCAGTCATTTTTTGGAACAATTACCATTGGACTTATCCAGGGTGTCGCTTCGTCCGTTACCGTTTCAATTATTCTTTCTGCTTCAAGCTTTGTAAGtttatctttaactttttctctAAGTGCAAAAGGAATTCTCCGGTCTCTTTGTGCGGCTGGTGGTAtactttcatttattttcaacttaACTTGGCAGTTAGAAAGTTTTCCAATTTTCCCGCTGAAAACAGAATTTTTGTATGAGTTTATACAGGTAAAAGGATCTCAGAATGTTAGGTGTGTTTTACGATTCTGCTAAGCTCCAAATATTTgagcatatattttgtttttacttttgagagtttaaaaaatactcCTCCTAGATTACCAAAATGTTTTAGTACTTTATTAATACAGTTTTCATATgtctttagataaatatttagGACATTCTTTTTTCGTTAGGGAACTCAGAATGTCAGGTTTAATAATAGGTAGTATTGTTACCAATATTGCTAAGTTAATTATGAATTTCtgcatatataatttattttcaatgctgaatatatatatatttttaaatgtttgattcacttatcttttttactttttgcatTCCACCACGCAATGCTAGGTTAAGGGACCTCAAAACGCGAGGTTAAggaaagttaataaatataaaaaaaaagttgtttgcatTTAATTTCTTCTCGACGTTATGAAATGAATATTCTGCTTATAGTTTTATCACGAAACTTCCTTCAAAACACACTTTAATatgttttctttgtttgtttttgaacaaataaataaactaaattaaagtgcGTTTACTAAATTAGAGTACAAGTGTTATAGTGATGAAAAGTAAGTAGTTATAGGGAGCAGTTTAGTGGTGcgaaataaacaacaaaagtgGTTAAGCTGCATTAATTCAGGTATGTTTTCACTAATTAAAGATCTTAGAACAATTAACAAACGGATTGATGTTGTCATTGTAACTAGTCACGAGAAGGAATAttgctcaatttttttaaaagatgaagaAGAACCGTTAGCATGTTACATAAGAAACAAGAATAGGTAAGATGTAAACAAAATTgagaaattaaacattttttta is a window of Hydra vulgaris chromosome 15, alternate assembly HydraT2T_AEP DNA encoding:
- the LOC136092109 gene encoding uncharacterized protein LOC136092109 — protein: MTTKNNIAICLNNMGKYNEALEIYYSVDKIQTEILGINHPDTMTIKNNIATCLSNMGKYNKALEIYYSVVKIQTEILGINNPDTMSTNHNIATCLYDIGKYNEALEIYYSVDKIKTEILGINHPDTMSTKHSIATCLNDMGKYNETLDIYCSVDKIKTEILGINHPDTMSTKHNIACCLYDMGKYNKALEIHYSVDKIRTEILGSNHPYTMSTKHNIACCLYDMGKYNEALEIHYSVDEIQTKILGINHPDTIRTKNYIAICLNNIEKQQSCCSCCFTCCLMI